A stretch of Bradyrhizobium sp. AZCC 2262 DNA encodes these proteins:
- a CDS encoding SDR family NAD(P)-dependent oxidoreductase: MTKKLSGKVALVTGGSRGIGAASARALADEGANVAISYVASPDKAEAVVAELKAKGVEARAFKADQASSTEVEQLVKDVAKVFGRLDILVNNAGVAVSGAVDDPNADTTALARQDAINVHGVVAAIRTASKLMGEGGRIVTVGSGIATRASFPGLADYAATKAAIVGYTKGASRDLGPRGITVNVLQPGSIDTDMNPKDGGDFAEAQRTQHALQRYGTAEEIAAGVVFLTSPQASFVTGTVLNVDGGFGA, from the coding sequence ATGACCAAGAAGCTCTCAGGCAAGGTTGCCCTCGTCACCGGCGGCTCGCGCGGCATCGGCGCAGCCTCTGCCCGCGCCCTCGCCGATGAAGGCGCCAACGTCGCGATCAGTTATGTCGCCTCCCCCGACAAGGCCGAGGCGGTTGTGGCCGAACTGAAGGCCAAGGGCGTCGAAGCCCGCGCTTTCAAGGCCGACCAGGCGTCATCGACAGAAGTCGAACAACTGGTCAAGGACGTCGCCAAGGTATTTGGCAGGCTCGACATCCTCGTCAACAACGCCGGCGTTGCCGTGAGCGGCGCGGTCGACGATCCCAATGCCGATACCACGGCACTGGCCCGCCAGGACGCGATCAACGTTCATGGCGTCGTCGCTGCGATCCGCACCGCTTCAAAGCTGATGGGCGAAGGCGGCCGTATCGTCACCGTCGGCTCCGGCATCGCCACCCGCGCATCGTTCCCGGGGCTTGCCGACTACGCCGCCACCAAGGCTGCGATCGTCGGCTATACCAAGGGCGCATCGCGCGACCTCGGACCGCGCGGCATCACCGTCAACGTGCTGCAGCCGGGCTCGATCGACACCGACATGAACCCGAAGGACGGCGGCGATTTTGCCGAAGCCCAGCGCACCCAGCATGCACTGCAGCGCTACGGCACCGCCGAAGAGATCGCCGCCGGCGTCGTGTTTCTCACCAGCCCGCAGGCCTCGTTCGTGACCGGCACGGTGCTCAACGTTGATGGCGGCTTCGGCGCATAA
- a CDS encoding LysR family transcriptional regulator — MSKLPDFEALAIFAKVVELRSFASAASELALSKATVSKAVSRLEQRLGARLFNRTSRRLALTDAGQKLAERAARLLADGEDAENEVLSQSMTPRGLVRLAVPMTFGVKAVAPILPEFLEKYPEVSIDLHLSDATVDLIGEGFDAGLRIARLPDSSLIARRLCAMPRYTVAAPSYLKRHGRPTHPMHLAEHKCFGYAYLSTPGVWHYSNAAGEQASVRPAGQLRVNNGEAVLPSVIAGLGIADLPDFIVGDAIASGEVEVILKGWHQPEGAVHLVTPPGGPRPARVEVLADFLAKHFAKAKKRK; from the coding sequence ATGTCAAAGCTCCCGGATTTCGAGGCGCTCGCGATTTTCGCGAAAGTCGTGGAGTTACGGTCGTTTGCGTCAGCGGCGAGCGAACTGGCGCTGTCCAAGGCCACCGTGTCCAAGGCGGTCAGCCGGCTGGAGCAGCGGCTCGGCGCGCGGCTGTTCAACCGCACCTCGCGGCGGCTGGCGCTGACCGATGCCGGCCAAAAGCTGGCGGAGCGCGCCGCGCGCCTGCTGGCCGACGGCGAGGACGCCGAGAACGAGGTGCTGTCGCAATCGATGACGCCGCGCGGGCTGGTGCGGCTCGCGGTGCCGATGACGTTCGGGGTGAAGGCCGTGGCGCCGATCTTGCCGGAGTTTCTTGAGAAGTATCCGGAAGTCTCGATCGATCTGCACCTGAGCGACGCAACGGTCGATCTGATTGGCGAGGGTTTTGATGCCGGCCTGCGCATCGCGCGGCTGCCGGACTCTTCACTGATCGCGCGGCGGCTGTGCGCCATGCCGCGCTACACGGTGGCGGCACCTTCATACTTGAAGCGACATGGCAGGCCGACACATCCCATGCATCTCGCGGAGCATAAATGCTTCGGCTACGCCTATCTCTCGACACCAGGTGTCTGGCACTACAGCAATGCGGCCGGAGAGCAGGCGAGCGTCCGTCCCGCGGGCCAGCTCCGCGTCAACAATGGCGAAGCCGTGTTGCCGAGCGTCATCGCCGGCCTCGGCATCGCCGATCTGCCGGACTTCATCGTCGGCGATGCGATTGCATCGGGCGAAGTCGAAGTGATCCTGAAAGGCTGGCACCAGCCCGAAGGCGCGGTGCATCTAGTTACCCCGCCCGGCGGCCCGCGGCCCGCGCGCGTGGAAGTGCTGGCGGATTTTCTGGCGAAGCATTTTGCGAAGGCGAAGAAACGGAAGTAA